ACCCCTCGACCAGCTCGGCCAGCTCCTTCTCGTCGAGCTCGCGGGAACGCCTGGTGAACGACACCAGATCCGCGAACCCCACCGCCATCGACACCCGGGTCGGCACCAGCTCGTCGTTGCCGTCGGCGATGGCCAGCAGCCGGGTGCCCGCGGCGGCGAGCTGGGCCCGCCAGACGTGGATCAGCACGTCCTCGAAGCCGGGCATCAGCTCCAGCGCTGCGTCGAGCACGTGGGCGAGGTCGTCCTCCGAGGGCTCCTGCGGCAGCATCGCGCCGATGATGATCTCGGCCTGCCACTGCGCCAGCCTGGCCGTGGTCTGGCCGAGCGCCCGGGCCATGCGGATGACCGTCTGCTCGTCGATGAGGCCGCTGTCGAGCATCCCGCGCACCCGCCGCAGCGCCTGGAGGTCGGCGTCGGTGAACGTCACTGCCTCGTCGGCCCGCTGCGCGAACCCGAGCGCCCGCCAGATGCGCTCGGCGAGCTCCTGAGGCACTCCTGCTTCGGCGGTGACCTGATCTTTTGTGAAGCGGGGCGACGCGCCGACGAGCAACCGCTCGATCTCCTCGGCGGTCGGCCTGCCGCGGCTCGGGCTGCTCACCTGTCAGTGACCGTCGATGTCGCCGTCGGAGGCGTCCTCGACGAGCCTGAACAGGTCGGTACGGACGTCCTGGATCCTCGGGATGTCACGCAGCACGATCTCGCCCCGGTCGCCCGCGGACTCGACGGTCAGCGTGCCGCAGCCGAGCAGGCGTTCGGGGAACGTCTGGTCGGAGCTGACCGTGTTGACCTTGGCGATCGGGATCTCGTCGGTCGACTTGTTGAGCACGCCCATGCTGATCGTGAAGCGGTGGGTGGTGAGCACGTAGCCGGTGTTCACCCAGCGCAGGTACGGCACGAGCGTGTAGATCGTCAGCAGGATGAGGCCGATGACGACGGCGGCGATCCTGGCGTAGAAGGCGTACTCCCACTCGCCGGGGATGAGGAACAGCGCCGCGCCGACTGCCCCGACGACGAGGACCAGCGCGAAGAAGGGGCCGATGAGCCGCTTCCAGTGGGGGTGGAAGGATCTGACGCGCTGCTCACCCTGCGTCAGATGGTGGTCGGGAAGGGTCATGGCCCAAATCGTCCCATCATCGCCGCCCGGCGGCCACGTTCATTCCGCTGTCCTTACATGTACGACATCTCCAGCGCTCAGCGTGTAGCGCTCGCCCTCCGACTCCACCTGCAGATGCCCGGACAGGTCGATCCCCGTGGCGAGCCCGGTCAGCGCCTGCCCGTTGGGCAGCTCCACCCTGACCCGCCGCCCGATCGTGGCGCTGACCGCCAGGTACGCCGAGCGCAGCCCCGACGCCTCCGGATCGCCGTCGGCCGCCGTCCACTCCCTGTAGTGGCTCTCGACCTCCCTGAGCACGGCCCTGAGCAGCGGGTCCCGGTCGACGCACGCGGCCTTCTCGACGGCCAGTGACGTGGCCGTCCCGGTGGGCAGCTCCTCCCGCGTGAGCGACACGTTCAGCCCCATGCCGACGACGACGGCGTCGTCGGCCCGCTCGGCCAGGATGCCGGCCAGCTTGCGCTCGCCGATCAGCAGGTCGTTGGGCCACTTGAGCCGCACGTCCACCTCTGCCACGCGGCGCACCGCCGAGGCGGCGGCGACGCCGTACAGGAGGGGCAGCCAGCCCTGCGTGGCGATCGGCGGCCGCGGCCTGAGCAGGATCGAGAACGTCAGGCCGGAACGCGGCGGCGCCGACCAGCTGCGCCCGAGCCGGCCGCGGCCCGCGAGCTGCGACTCCGCCACCAGCACCGTCCCCTCACCGGCGCCGCCGAGGGCGGAGGCGGCGAGGTCGGCGTTGGTGGAGCCGGTGCTCTCCACGACGGTGACGCCCGTCCACAGGGAGCCGGGGTGCACGAGCGCGCGGTTGAGCGCGGCCTCGGAGAGCGGCGGGCGTTCGAGGTCGGAATAGCGTGAGCCGGACATCCCCCTATCTTGGCAGGCAAGAGGAGGATGGAGAGATGAGCAAGCCTTTGGATCCGCGTAACTGGGCCTCCTGGCGGCCGTTCGGCATCGGGTTGCGCAAGCCGAACAACTATCTGGAGCTCTGGAAGGCGTTCAAGTCGGTCAAGGGCAACCGGCGCTATGCCTGGCGAATACTCAACCAGGGCACCTGTGACGGGTGCGCGCTGGGCACCCAGGGCATGCGTGACTGGACCATGGACGAGATCCATCTGTGCAACATCCGGCTGCGGCTGCTGCCCCTGAACACCATGCCCGCCCTGGACACGTCCCTTTTGGGCGACGTCTCGGGGCTCGCGGGCAAGAAGAGCGCCGAGCTCCGCGAGCTGGGGCGGTTGCCGTACCCGATGCTCCGCAGGCGGGGCGAGCCCGGCTTCACCCGGATCAGCTGGGACGAGGCGCTGCGCGTCGCCGCCGACGGCCTGCGTGACGCGCGCTTCGGCGCCTATCTGACCAGCCGCGGCATGCCGAACGAGAACTACTACGCGGCCCAGAAGGCCGTGCGCGCGCTCGGCACCAACAGCATCGACAACGCGGCGCGGATCTGCCACTCGCCCTCGACGGTGGCGCTGAAGCAGACCATCGGCGCCGCGGCCACCACCTGCTCGTACGCCGACTGGATCGGCTCCGACCTGATCGTGTTCATCGGCTCGAACCCGTCGAACAACCAGCCGGTCGCGATGAAGTACCTCTACCACGCCAAGAAGGCGGGCACGCGGATCGCGATGGTCAACGCCTACCGCGAGCCCGGCATGGACAAGTACTGGGTCCCGTCGAACGCCGAGTCCGCGCTGTTCGGCACGAAGATCACCGACGCTTTCTTCGGCGTGAACGTGGGCGGCGACATCGGCTTCCTCAACGGCGTGCTCAAGCACCTGATCGAGAACGGCTGGGTGGACAAGGAGTTCGTCGACCGGCGGACGTCGGGCTTCGAGGAGCTGCGCGCCGAGCTCGCGGGCCAGTCGTGGGAGGAGCTGGAGGCGCTTTCGGGGGCGTCCAGGGATGACATGTACCGCCTGGCCAGGCTGCTGGGCGAGGCGAAGTCGGCGGTGCTGGTGTGGTCGATGGGCATCACGCAGCACACGTACGGCGAGGACAACGTCCGCTCGATCGTGAACCTGGCGCTGGCCAGGGGCTTCGTGGGGCGCGACAAGTGCGGGCTGATGCCGATCAGGGGGCACAGCGGCGTGCAGGGCGGGGCGGAGATGGGCGCGTACGCGACCGGGCTGCCCGGCGGCCTGCCGATCACGCCAGAAAATGCCACGAAATTTACTGATATGTGGGGATTTGAGGTCCCGGACACGCCCGGCCTGACCGCGACCGACATGATCGACGCCGCACACACCGGCGATCTCGACGCGCTGGTGTCAAGCGGCGGCAACTTCCTGGAGGTCCTGCCCGACCCGGCCTACTGCCGCGAGGCCCTGTCGCGCCTCAGGCTCCGGGTGCACATCGACATCGTGCTGTCGTCGCAGATGCTGGTGCCGGGTGAGGGCGACGTGCTGCTGCTGCCCGCGCAGACCCGCTACGAGATGGTCGGCGGCGTGACCGAGACCTCCACCGAGCGGCGGGTCATCTTCTCCCCCGAGGTCGAGGGGCCGCGGATCGGCGAGGCGTGGCCGGAGTGGAAGATCTTCACGGAGCTGGCCGCCCGCACACGTCCCGAAATTTCGGCAAAAGTTGGCTTCACCGGCACCCCACAGATCCGCGCCGAGATCGAACAGGCGGTCCCCTTCTACCAGGGCATCGCCGGCCTGCGGAGGTTCGGCGACAACGTCCAGTACGGCGGGCGCCACCTGTTCGCCGACGGCCGCTTCCAGACCCCCGACGGGCTGGGCAGGTTCTCCGCCGTCAGGCTGCCCGCGCTGGAGCGCCCCGACGGCACGTTCATGGTGGCGACCAGGCGCGGCAAGCAGTTCAACAGCATGGTCCACGAGCGCCGCGACGGCTTCAACGGCGCGCCGCGCGAGGCCGTGCTGATGAGCGAGTACGACGCCGACCGCCTCGGCCTGCCCGACGGCGCCCCCGTCGAGCTTCGCTCCGGCGAACGCGCCTACCGGGGCAAGGTCCTGCGGGCCCCGCTGATGCCGGGCAACCTGCAGATCCACTGGCCGGAGGGCAACGTCCTGCTGGACGAGGCCCGCCGCTCGCCCGACGCGCGGATCCCCGACTACAACGCCCTCGTCACTGTGCGGCCCCTGTGACGACACGCCTGGGGCCAACCAGCCGCATCAGGATCACCGAGCTCTCCGGCTCCACCGCCAGGCAGCGCCGCGACGACCTGGCCACGGAGGAGCCGCTGGAGATCCGCCTCACCGCCGCCGACGGCACGCGCAAGACCGTGGCCATCACCATGCGCACCCCCGGGCACGACTTCGAGCTGGCCGCCGGGTTCCTGCACGGCGAGGGCCTGGTCGGCCCCGGCGGGATCGCGGCCATCGCGTACTGCGTCGACGAGGACGTCCCGCCCGAGGCCCGCTACAACACCGTGACGGTGCGCCTGCACGGCCCCATCCCCGACCTGCCCGCTCTCGACCGCCACTTCCTCACCTCGAGCGCCTGCGGCGTCTGCGGCTCGGCCGGCCTCGAGGTGCTGCACGACCGCTGCGAGCCGGTTCCCAGGGGCCCGCTGAAGCTCACCCCCGAGTTCCTGTACGCCCTCCCCGACCGGCTGAGGAAGGCGCAGGGCGGGTTCGGCAAGACGGGCGGGCTGCACGCGGCCGGGCTGTTCTCGGCCGCCGGGGAGCTGGTGGCGCTGCGGGAGGACGTGGGGCGGCACAACGCGGTGGACAAGCTGGCCGGCTGGGCGGCGCTGAGCGAACGGCTGCCGCTGGCCGAGCACGTGCTCATGGTCAGCGGGAGGACCAGCTACGAGATCATGCAGAAGGCCCTGGCGGCGGGCATCCCGGTCGTGTGCGCCGTGTCGGCGCCGTCGTCATTGGCGGTCGACCTGGCGAGGGAGTTCGGCATGACGCTGGTGGGCTTCCTGCGGGGCGAGCGCTGCAACATCTACGCGGGCGCGGAGCGGATTGTTGTGGAATGAATCGTTCCGTTCTGCTATTCTTGGAACAGAACGAACCGTTCCCCTGCTTCAAAGAGGAGCTTCCCGTGAGCATCCGCCCCTTCCGCATCGAGATCCCGCAGACCGACCTCGATGACCTCCAGGCCCGCCTCGCCCTGACCCGCTTCACGGACGAGATCGCCGGCGCCGACCAGGGCGTCAGCGTCGAGCGGGTGAAGCGCCTGGTCGGCTACTGGCGCGACGGGTTCGACTGGCGGGCGCAGGAGGCCAGGCTCAACGCGTACCCGCAGTTCACCACGGAGATCGACGGGCAGAACATCCACTTCATCCACGTACGCAACGAGAACCCCGACGCGCTGGCGCTGATCCTCACCCACGGCTGGCCCGG
The nucleotide sequence above comes from Nonomuraea helvata. Encoded proteins:
- a CDS encoding adenylate/guanylate cyclase domain-containing protein — translated: MSSPSRGRPTAEEIERLLVGASPRFTKDQVTAEAGVPQELAERIWRALGFAQRADEAVTFTDADLQALRRVRGMLDSGLIDEQTVIRMARALGQTTARLAQWQAEIIIGAMLPQEPSEDDLAHVLDAALELMPGFEDVLIHVWRAQLAAAGTRLLAIADGNDELVPTRVSMAVGFADLVSFTRRSRELDEKELAELVEGFEALASDVVASHGARLVKTLGDEVLFTAPTAAQAAEIALELAESGVELRVGMAYGPVLPMLGDVFGTTVNLAARLTAIARPGTILADSSLAEGLDGFELHKIRRRPARGLGVVQPYVLRRPSS
- a CDS encoding PH domain-containing protein, yielding MTLPDHHLTQGEQRVRSFHPHWKRLIGPFFALVLVVGAVGAALFLIPGEWEYAFYARIAAVVIGLILLTIYTLVPYLRWVNTGYVLTTHRFTISMGVLNKSTDEIPIAKVNTVSSDQTFPERLLGCGTLTVESAGDRGEIVLRDIPRIQDVRTDLFRLVEDASDGDIDGH
- a CDS encoding biotin--[acetyl-CoA-carboxylase] ligase, which produces MSGSRYSDLERPPLSEAALNRALVHPGSLWTGVTVVESTGSTNADLAASALGGAGEGTVLVAESQLAGRGRLGRSWSAPPRSGLTFSILLRPRPPIATQGWLPLLYGVAAASAVRRVAEVDVRLKWPNDLLIGERKLAGILAERADDAVVVGMGLNVSLTREELPTGTATSLAVEKAACVDRDPLLRAVLREVESHYREWTAADGDPEASGLRSAYLAVSATIGRRVRVELPNGQALTGLATGIDLSGHLQVESEGERYTLSAGDVVHVRTAE
- a CDS encoding FdhF/YdeP family oxidoreductase translates to MSKPLDPRNWASWRPFGIGLRKPNNYLELWKAFKSVKGNRRYAWRILNQGTCDGCALGTQGMRDWTMDEIHLCNIRLRLLPLNTMPALDTSLLGDVSGLAGKKSAELRELGRLPYPMLRRRGEPGFTRISWDEALRVAADGLRDARFGAYLTSRGMPNENYYAAQKAVRALGTNSIDNAARICHSPSTVALKQTIGAAATTCSYADWIGSDLIVFIGSNPSNNQPVAMKYLYHAKKAGTRIAMVNAYREPGMDKYWVPSNAESALFGTKITDAFFGVNVGGDIGFLNGVLKHLIENGWVDKEFVDRRTSGFEELRAELAGQSWEELEALSGASRDDMYRLARLLGEAKSAVLVWSMGITQHTYGEDNVRSIVNLALARGFVGRDKCGLMPIRGHSGVQGGAEMGAYATGLPGGLPITPENATKFTDMWGFEVPDTPGLTATDMIDAAHTGDLDALVSSGGNFLEVLPDPAYCREALSRLRLRVHIDIVLSSQMLVPGEGDVLLLPAQTRYEMVGGVTETSTERRVIFSPEVEGPRIGEAWPEWKIFTELAARTRPEISAKVGFTGTPQIRAEIEQAVPFYQGIAGLRRFGDNVQYGGRHLFADGRFQTPDGLGRFSAVRLPALERPDGTFMVATRRGKQFNSMVHERRDGFNGAPREAVLMSEYDADRLGLPDGAPVELRSGERAYRGKVLRAPLMPGNLQIHWPEGNVLLDEARRSPDARIPDYNALVTVRPL
- the fdhD gene encoding formate dehydrogenase accessory sulfurtransferase FdhD yields the protein MTTRLGPTSRIRITELSGSTARQRRDDLATEEPLEIRLTAADGTRKTVAITMRTPGHDFELAAGFLHGEGLVGPGGIAAIAYCVDEDVPPEARYNTVTVRLHGPIPDLPALDRHFLTSSACGVCGSAGLEVLHDRCEPVPRGPLKLTPEFLYALPDRLRKAQGGFGKTGGLHAAGLFSAAGELVALREDVGRHNAVDKLAGWAALSERLPLAEHVLMVSGRTSYEIMQKALAAGIPVVCAVSAPSSLAVDLAREFGMTLVGFLRGERCNIYAGAERIVVE